Proteins encoded in a region of the Misgurnus anguillicaudatus chromosome 9, ASM2758022v2, whole genome shotgun sequence genome:
- the rin1a gene encoding ras and Rab interactor 2 has product MQGDPVYDYPEIKAVGDRRACLQRGSLKSISVLDRLLLTHPVWLQLSINSATALHILQREPPGTFLVRKSSTSQRKMLCVRLADDSMPSFFKQFLIQEEDSAFSLESSAINFPDLCRLIAFYCVSRDVLPFTLELPDAIARASSQKQLESISHMGVEFWSSHLNVRGPRNGPPVADKPLPPLPNPQDCSTPSNANPTPFQELCPIKTRGPHELNYGGKGLCFINPLFLEDYPGRSAISRRHHFKSSLKVRVSTEHSSPLSPPVIPPPPPPLLAKAKCKARLKAAKQMTPPVAVQVSEKTETADYLQPCVVLRKTASPVVIPTLSPTAEEDYQCPKAFQKAHPETLEQKRQEEEDEEDEGLVLEQRHAPSLSELDSSSSLSSLDEPEESPERPSLTRGTSNPIMPCRSPPRRSISALRKMSAAFMSFFVPEKRLTRMVEDLSRDRRMAFGALVQDFLRQQRETLKRQRLTFAVQLLQDLRLFINQAKAFLQECGELEPPIETLLPENEKDQALEKAMFRCVLKPLKPQIDAALKTLHKQDGSFQRMEDSLQRAKGESPQKLFGVRVSVPDPQGIEKIKHKLTLMQRAYSPIDKVLLLLQICKLIYKAMKNKSGQEFGADDFLPALSYVMVLCNMPEISLEVEYMMELLEGSWLTGEGGYYLTSLYASLSLIQSQPEAVPPCGLTIQARESLKEWSRRRSNETNHKENKLHQKFVKVLFQDGESSMVKTLMWRTGVSGEDMAQLCAVKFAVDRPEDYSLYWRKDGQLIPLPLNARFQDVQSMSASGVPLIYQAYNQDERSQKLTRGGAVHLTENTF; this is encoded by the exons ATGCAGGGTGACCCTGTTTATGACTACCCTGAAATTAAGGCTGTGGGAGACAGGCGGGCGTGTCTACAGAGAGGATCATTGAAGAGCATCAGTGTATTGGACCGACTCTTGCTCACTCACCCCGTGTGGCTTCAGCTGTCCATAAACTCAGCAACAGCTTTACACATCCTGCAACGTGAGCCCCCCGGG ACCTTTCTGGTGAGAAAGTCCAGTACATCGCAGAGAAAAATGCTGTGCGTACGACTGGCAGATGACAGCATGCCATCTTTCTTTAAACAGTTTCTCATCCAAGAAGAGGACTCTG CCTTTTCTTTAGAAAGCTCAGCTATCAATTTCCCAGACCTGTGCAGACTCATTGCCTTCTACTGCGTGAGCCG GGATGTCCTTCCATTCACCCTGGAGCTGCCTGACGCCATAGCCAGGGCTTCCTCACAGAAACAACTAGAGTCAATCTCTCACATGGGTGTGG AGTTCTGGAGTTCACACTTAAATGTTCGTGGTCCTCGTAATGGACCTCCCGTCGCTGACAAACCGCTGCCCCCACTTCCGAACCCACAAGACTGCTCCACACCCAGTAACGCAAACCCCACCCCATTCCAGGAGCTGTGTCCTATTAAAACAAGGGGTCCCCATGAATTGAATTATGGAGGGAAGGGTTTGTGTTTCATCAATCCTCTTTTTCTAGAAGACTACCCTGGTCGTAGCGCCATCAGCAGGCGTCATCACTTCAAATCCAGCCTGAAGGTTCGTGTTTCGACTGAGCATTCTAGCCCCCTATCACCACCTGTTATCCCTCCCCCTCCACCACCATTACTGGCTAAAGCCAAATGCAAAGCAAGATTAAAAGCTGCAAAGCAGATGACCCCACCTGTTGCAGTTCAAGTGAGCGAGAAGACAGAAACTGCCGACTACCTGCAACCTTGTGTGGTATTACGGAAAACGGCCTCCCCTGTAGTCATACCTACTCTTTCACCTACTGCTGAGGAAGACTACCAATGCCCTAAAGCATTTCAGAAG GCCCACCCAGAAACCCTGGAGCAGAAAAGACAGGAGGAAGAAGATGAAGAGGACGAAGGGCTGGTGCTGGAACAGCGACACGCGCCATCCCTTAGTGAGCTGGACAGCAGCAGTTCCCTCAGTAGCCTCGACGAGCCAGAGGAAAGTCCAGAGCGTCCTTCTCTCACACGAGGCACGAGCAATCCCATCATGCCCTGTCGATCACCTCCCCGCAGGTCAATTTCTGCCCTCCGCAAAATGAGCGCCGCCTTCATGTCTTTCTTCGTGCCGGAGAAGCGCTTGACGCGGATGGTTGAGGACCTGTCTCGTGACCGCCGCATGGCGTTCGGCGCCCTCGTCCAGGATTTTCTGAGGCAGCAGAGAGAGACGTTAAAACGCCAACGCTTGACCTTTGCCGTACAGCTACTTCAAGATCTGCGCCTCTTCATTAATCAGGCCAAGGCGTTCCTGCAGGAGTGCGGAGAGCTTGAACCGCCCATAGAGACTCTCCTGCCTGAAAATGAGAAAG ACCAAGCCCTGGAGAAAGCCATGTTTCGCTGTGTGCTGAAGCCCCTGAAGCCTCAGATCGATGCAGCACTGAAGACCCTACACAAACAAGACGGTTCCTTCCAAAGAATGGAAGACAGCTTGCAAAGAGCTAAAGGAGAATCGCCACAAAAGCTCTTCGGGGTGCGGGTGAGCGTACCCGACCCCCAGGGCATTGAGAAAATTAAGCACAAGCTAACCCTAATGCAGCGGGCTTACTCACCCATCGACAAAGTGCTGCTGCTTTTGCAAATCTGCAAGCTTATTTACAAAGCCATGAAGAACAAATCAG GTCAAGAGTTTGGAGCAGATGACTTCCTGCCTGCTCTTTCCTACGTGATGGTGTTATGCAACATGCCGGAGATCTCTCTGGAAGTGGAGTACATGATGGAGCTGTTGGAAGGCTCTTGGCTTACAGGAGAAG GGGGTTACTATCTGACAAGTCTCTATGCTAGTTTGAGCCTGATCCAGAGTCAACCAGAGGCTGTGCCACCATGTGGCCTTACGATCCAGGCCAGAGAGTCTCTTAAGGAATGGAGTCGGCGTAGGAGCAACGAAACAAATCACAAGGAAAACAAACTGCACCAG AAATTTGTAAAGGTGCTGTTTCAAGATGGAGAGAGTAGTATGGTAAAAACTCTGATGTGGAGGACTGGGGTCAGTGGTGAGGACATGGCTCAGCTCTGTGCTGTGAAGTTTGCGGTGGACCGGCCCGAGGATTACAGCCTATACTGGAGAAAAGACGGACAGTTGATACCTCTACCACTTAATGCCCGGTTTCAAGACGTGCAGAGCATGAGTGCAAGCGGGGTTCCCCTTATCTATCAGGCATACAATCAGGATGAAAGATCCCAGAAACTGACCAGAGGAGGTGCAGTGCATCTCACAGAAAATACTTTCTAA
- the rbm14a gene encoding RNA-binding protein 14a isoform X1 produces MDDSNAVKLFVGNLDVETTQDDLIALFAPYGEVVNITVLRQFAFVHLQGEGAADRAIRDLNGQDYRGKNLVVEESKGRPLNSTKVYVGNLSASCTVEDLYNLFSIYGKVLDCDKVKTKPSSLAGYTFVYMEHKEDAEQAIEGLHGTSYMGRPLSVELSKGQQTANKVPCASCGAYGHFAGECPINRPSMEHHQSQAAVLAAAAAAAAGLPLQVQQSVHNSFYNTASSDPTFAALKDLTTSRVDGKPVSAAVYGALASQVYGAVADQVLTSGKNKASDGYPNEEEAPSAAAAVNPAYGANSMYSASPAYGTMGGTKSDPQAMFEAARARFFEQGQQVLAEQQAVTKSDRDRSPIRRSAPLLPDPVSQPFSQTRPKRRALLPTPPGGPEIPAVKNGDPIARCYAEYYQQYQQYQQYQQYQQYQHYQQYQYNYPPPPPPPPPMPMVSPGPVDVQQMAAPGTAASQRVYEPSSIHKEPLLRRPDYPPQHTSESPYR; encoded by the exons ATGGACGACAGCAACGCAGTGAAGCTCTTTGTTGGAAATCTGGATGTGGAAACAACACAAGATGACCTTATAGCACTTTTTGCCCCTTACGGAGAAGTGGTGAACATAACTGTACTAAGGCAGTTTGCCTTTGTCCATCTGCAGGGAGAAGGGGCTGCTGACCGTGCCATCCGTGATCTGAATGGTCAAGATTACCGTGGAAAAAACCTTGTAGTTGAGGAATCCAAAGGAAGGCCGCTTAATTCCACCAAAGTGTACGTGGGGAACCTGAGTGCTTCCTGTACAGTCGAAGACCTTTATAATCTCTTCTCGATTTACGGCAAAGTTCTTGACTGTGACAAAGTGAAAA CCAAGCCCTCATCTTTAGCAGGCTACACCTTTGTGTACATGGAGCACAAAGAGGATGCAGAACAAGCCATCGAGGGTCTTCACGGTACCTCGTATATGGGACGTCCACTCTCAGTGGAGCTCTCAAAAGGCCAGCAGACTGCAAACAAGGTCCCTTGTGCCAGCTGCGGCGCGTACGGCCACTTTGCAGGTGAATGCCCAATAAACAGGCCTTCAATGGAACACCACCAGAGTCAAGCGGCTGTTCTCGCAGCAGCCGCTGCGGCCGCTGCCGGGCTTCCCCTTCAGGTGCAGCAGAGCGTCCACAACTCCTTCTACAACACAGCTAGCAGTGACCCAACGTTTGCAGCTCTGAAAGACTTGACCACTTCCAGGGTTGACGGCAAGCCTGTTAGTGCCGCAGTCTATGGTGCTTTGGCTAGTCAGGTCTACGGTGCCGTCGCAGACCAGGTGCTCACCTCAGGAAAGAATAAGGCGTCGGACGGCTACCCAAATGAAGAAGAGGCGCCGTCAGCTGCAGCTGCTGTTAACCCTGCCTATGGAGCAAATTCTATGTACAGTGCCAGTCCAGCTTATGGGACCATGGGAGGCACAAAGTCTGACCCCCAAGCCATGTTCGAAGCCGCCCGGGCCAGATTCTTCGAGCAGGGGCAACAAGTACTCGCCGAGCAGCAGGCTGTGACCAAATCCGACCGAGACCGAAGCCCAATACGACGCTCGGCCCCATTACTGCCTGACCCTGTTTCACAGCCGTTTTCCCAGACGCGACCCAAACGGCGAGCCCTGCTTCCAACACCACCTGGTGGACCAGAAATACCCGCAGTTAAAAATGGAGACCCAATCGCAAG GTGCTATGCAGAGTACTACCAACAGTACCAGCAGTACCAACAGTACCAACAATACCAACAGTACCAGCATTATCAGCAGTACCAGTACAACTATCCGCCGCCTCCACCACCACCACCTCCGATGCCGATGGTGTCCCCAGGCCCAGTGGATGTGCAACAGATGGCTGCCCCGGGCACTGCTGCTTCACAAAGAGTGTATGAGCCATCTTCAATACACAAGGAGCCCCTCCTACGTCGTCCTGACTATCCTCCCCAACACACATCTGAATCCCCATATCGATAG
- the rbm14a gene encoding RNA-binding protein 14a isoform X2, translating into MDDSNAVKLFVGNLDVETTQDDLIALFAPYGEVVNITVLRQFAFVHLQGEGAADRAIRDLNGQDYRGKNLVVEESKGRPLNSTKVYVGNLSASCTVEDLYNLFSIYGKVLDCDKVKTKPSSLAGYTFVYMEHKEDAEQAIEGLHGTSYMGRPLSVELSKGQQTANKVPCASCGAYGHFAGECPINRPSMEHHQSQAAVLAAAAAAAAGLPLQVQQSVHNSFYNTASSDPTFAALKDLTTSRVDGKPVSAAVYGALASQVYGAVADQVLTSGKNKASDGYPNEEEAPSAAAAVNPAYGANSMYSASPAYGTMGGTKSDPQAMFEAARARFFEQGQQVLAEQQAVTKSDRDRSPIRRSAPLLPDPVSQPFSQTRPKRRALLPTPPGGPEIPAVKNGDPIARCYAEYYQQYQQYQQYQQYQQYQHYQQYQYNYPPPPPPPPPMPMVSPGPVDVQQMAAPGTAASQRVMPLRQSSVFHSKETWWGTHTKLTEHM; encoded by the exons ATGGACGACAGCAACGCAGTGAAGCTCTTTGTTGGAAATCTGGATGTGGAAACAACACAAGATGACCTTATAGCACTTTTTGCCCCTTACGGAGAAGTGGTGAACATAACTGTACTAAGGCAGTTTGCCTTTGTCCATCTGCAGGGAGAAGGGGCTGCTGACCGTGCCATCCGTGATCTGAATGGTCAAGATTACCGTGGAAAAAACCTTGTAGTTGAGGAATCCAAAGGAAGGCCGCTTAATTCCACCAAAGTGTACGTGGGGAACCTGAGTGCTTCCTGTACAGTCGAAGACCTTTATAATCTCTTCTCGATTTACGGCAAAGTTCTTGACTGTGACAAAGTGAAAA CCAAGCCCTCATCTTTAGCAGGCTACACCTTTGTGTACATGGAGCACAAAGAGGATGCAGAACAAGCCATCGAGGGTCTTCACGGTACCTCGTATATGGGACGTCCACTCTCAGTGGAGCTCTCAAAAGGCCAGCAGACTGCAAACAAGGTCCCTTGTGCCAGCTGCGGCGCGTACGGCCACTTTGCAGGTGAATGCCCAATAAACAGGCCTTCAATGGAACACCACCAGAGTCAAGCGGCTGTTCTCGCAGCAGCCGCTGCGGCCGCTGCCGGGCTTCCCCTTCAGGTGCAGCAGAGCGTCCACAACTCCTTCTACAACACAGCTAGCAGTGACCCAACGTTTGCAGCTCTGAAAGACTTGACCACTTCCAGGGTTGACGGCAAGCCTGTTAGTGCCGCAGTCTATGGTGCTTTGGCTAGTCAGGTCTACGGTGCCGTCGCAGACCAGGTGCTCACCTCAGGAAAGAATAAGGCGTCGGACGGCTACCCAAATGAAGAAGAGGCGCCGTCAGCTGCAGCTGCTGTTAACCCTGCCTATGGAGCAAATTCTATGTACAGTGCCAGTCCAGCTTATGGGACCATGGGAGGCACAAAGTCTGACCCCCAAGCCATGTTCGAAGCCGCCCGGGCCAGATTCTTCGAGCAGGGGCAACAAGTACTCGCCGAGCAGCAGGCTGTGACCAAATCCGACCGAGACCGAAGCCCAATACGACGCTCGGCCCCATTACTGCCTGACCCTGTTTCACAGCCGTTTTCCCAGACGCGACCCAAACGGCGAGCCCTGCTTCCAACACCACCTGGTGGACCAGAAATACCCGCAGTTAAAAATGGAGACCCAATCGCAAG GTGCTATGCAGAGTACTACCAACAGTACCAGCAGTACCAACAGTACCAACAATACCAACAGTACCAGCATTATCAGCAGTACCAGTACAACTATCCGCCGCCTCCACCACCACCACCTCCGATGCCGATGGTGTCCCCAGGCCCAGTGGATGTGCAACAGATGGCTGCCCCGGGCACTGCTGCTTCACAAAGAGT AATGCCCCTCAGGCAGTCTTCAGTCTTTCATTCCAAAGAAACATGGTGGggtacacacacaaaactcaCTGAGCACATGTAA